A single Anopheles funestus chromosome 2RL, idAnoFuneDA-416_04, whole genome shotgun sequence DNA region contains:
- the LOC125765532 gene encoding uncharacterized protein LOC125765532 isoform X1 has protein sequence MRQYKKSIIATIVIAVVAILCQRTVKAQFYSLSFGTDESYNTAPVQPAPSGPTQQEIRIQKVTPLEAMIDKTNHLGFRVLHQHSKGNRNNIAFSPCALASILVALYEGSAGQSAAELHEQLVVPYDKDVLRVGYRDIHRRLRSYFYQRENLLNGLSLSSENITIRPEYESVLKFYGYDLENIPEMRMPTTTTPLPSTMTELETDDTTSDATTEMGNSTESMDSSTTMMPSPDESITESTVDVVTTTEPAETTDETVDVDTGTTTQSEPVDETTMITETTEETSETSTVEGDEATEETGGEKRRRNLRKRGQRLLQRRNPNSSQRRRSLRLKRQPEEIDIISHQRFLQNFLLQDVTTSGPPILATAAFLPAVGDNTVRKNPFLQQPDAYRLLDDTIEHNFYLTETDIVKVPYKVYNTILKYAYIEKLQSTVIELELDSDDYKLLIILPDYEFGLGNVMKLLQIAENVPSLREVTDQMSPTWVKTIVPKFNLKGNIILTSDLQNLGVNDIFEPSRADFSLMTEDPSVYAKHIEQSINVNIRTHSLQQLKRFTSLYKNPVELAVNYPFLFCILDNELDLALMVGRILNPLNARIH, from the exons ATGAGGcagtataaaaaatcgattattGCCACGATCGTGATCGCGGTGGTTGCGATCTTGTGTCAAAGAACGGTAAAAGCTCAGTTCTATAGCTTAAGCTTTGGGACGGATGAAAGCTACAACACTGCACCGGTACAGCCGGCCCCAAGTGGACCCACTCAGCAGGAAATCCGAATTCAAAAGGTGACTCCACTCGAGGCAATGATCGACAAGACAAATCACCTCGGGTTTCGTGTGCTTCACCAACATTCGAAAGGCAACAGAAACAATATAGCGTTCTCGCCGTGTGCTTTGGCTAGCATTCTGGTTGCGTTGTACGAAGGTTCGGCTGGACAGAGTGCGGCCGAGTTGCACGAACAGCTGGTAGTGCCGTACGATAAGGATGTGCTGCGTGTCGGATACAGGGACATTCATCGCAGATTGCGAAGTTATTTCTACCAAAGGGAAAACCTGTTAAATGGGCTTAGTTTGAGTAGTGAAAATATAACGATAAG GCCGGAGTATGAATCGGTACTTAAGTTTTATGGGTACGATTTGGAAAATATACCCGAAATGCGAATGCCAACTACTACAACTCCATTGCCGTCCACCATGACGGAATTGGAAACGGATGATACGACCAGCGATGCAACGACGGAAATGGGAAATTCAACGGAATCGATGGATTCTTCCACCACTATGATGCCGTCTCCTGATGAGTCAATTACGGAGAGTACGGTTGATGTAGTAACAACAACGGAACCAGCTGAGACTACGGATGAAACTGTCGACGTAGATACCGGTACTACTACGCAATCGGAACCAGTGGATGAAACCACTATGATCACGGAAACAACGGAAGAAACTTCCGAAACTTCAACAGTGGAAGGCGATGAAGCCACCGAAGAAACAGGTGGTGAAAAACGTCGTCGAAATCTGCGCAAACGTGGACAGCGTTTGCTCCAGCGAAGGAATCCAAACTCATCCCAACGCCGTCGATCGCTTCGTTTGAAGCGACAGCCGGAAGAGATCGATATCATTAGCCATCAACGTTTCTTGCAAAACTTTCTGCTACAAGACGTAACGACTAGTGGCCCACCAATATTGGCTACAGCCGCATTCCTTCCCGCTGTGGGCGATAACACGGTACGCAAAAATCCCTTCCTTCAGCAACCGGATGCGTATCGGCTGTTGGATGATACGATCGAGCATAACTTCTATCTGACCGAAACGGATATCGTGAAGGTACCGTACAAGGTGTACAATACGATCTTGAAGTATGCCTATATCGAAAAGCTACAATCGACCGTTATCGAGCTGGAGCTGGATTCTGACGATTACAAGCTGCTTATCATACTACCGGACTACGAGTTTGGGCTGGGCAACGTGATGAAGTTACTGCAGATAGCTGAAAACGTACCGAGCCTGCGAGAAGTAACGGACCAGATGAGCCCGACCTGGGTGAAAACGATCGTGCCGAAGTTTAATCTCAAGGGAAACATCATTCTAACGAGCGATCTGCAAAAC CTCGGTGTAAACGATATCTTTGAACCGTCCCGGGCTGACTTCTCCCTCATGACGGAAGATCCGTCGGTCTACGCGAAGCACATCGAACAATCGATCAACGTTAACATCCGGACGCATTCGCTACAGCAGCTAAAGC GGTTTACATCGCTTTACAAAAATCCGGTCGAGCTTGCCGTTAACTATCCGTTTCTGTTCTGCATCTTAGATAACGAGCTAGATCTGGCACTGATGGTGGGAAGAATACTGAATCCACTAAACGCACGTATACACTAA
- the LOC125765532 gene encoding uncharacterized protein LOC125765532 isoform X2 → MRQYKKSIIATIVIAVVAILCQRTVKAQFYSLSFGTDESYNTAPVQPAPSGPTQQEIRIQKVTPLEAMIDKTNHLGFRVLHQHSKGNRNNIAFSPCALASILVALYEGSAGQSAAELHEQLVVPYDKDVLRVGYRDIHRRLRSYFYQRENLLNGLSLSSENITIRPEYESVLKFYGYDLENIPEMRMPTTTTPLPSTMTELETDDTTSDATTEMGNSTESMDSSTTMMPSPDESITESTVDVVTTTEPAETTDETVDVDTGTTTQSEPVDETTMITETTEETSETSTVEGDEATEETGGEKRRRNLRKRGQRLLQRRNPNSSQRRRSLRLKRQPEEIDIISHQRFLQNFLLQDVTTSGPPILATAAFLPAVGDNTVRKNPFLQQPDAYRLLDDTIEHNFYLTETDIVKVPYKVYNTILKYAYIEKLQSTVIELELDSDDYKLLIILPDYEFGLGNVMKLLQIAENVPSLREVTDQMSPTWVKTIVPKFNLKGNIILTSDLQNLGVNDIFEPSRADFSLMTEDPSVYAKHIEQSINVNIRTHSLQQLKRNYGLHRFTKIRSSLPLTIRFCSAS, encoded by the exons ATGAGGcagtataaaaaatcgattattGCCACGATCGTGATCGCGGTGGTTGCGATCTTGTGTCAAAGAACGGTAAAAGCTCAGTTCTATAGCTTAAGCTTTGGGACGGATGAAAGCTACAACACTGCACCGGTACAGCCGGCCCCAAGTGGACCCACTCAGCAGGAAATCCGAATTCAAAAGGTGACTCCACTCGAGGCAATGATCGACAAGACAAATCACCTCGGGTTTCGTGTGCTTCACCAACATTCGAAAGGCAACAGAAACAATATAGCGTTCTCGCCGTGTGCTTTGGCTAGCATTCTGGTTGCGTTGTACGAAGGTTCGGCTGGACAGAGTGCGGCCGAGTTGCACGAACAGCTGGTAGTGCCGTACGATAAGGATGTGCTGCGTGTCGGATACAGGGACATTCATCGCAGATTGCGAAGTTATTTCTACCAAAGGGAAAACCTGTTAAATGGGCTTAGTTTGAGTAGTGAAAATATAACGATAAG GCCGGAGTATGAATCGGTACTTAAGTTTTATGGGTACGATTTGGAAAATATACCCGAAATGCGAATGCCAACTACTACAACTCCATTGCCGTCCACCATGACGGAATTGGAAACGGATGATACGACCAGCGATGCAACGACGGAAATGGGAAATTCAACGGAATCGATGGATTCTTCCACCACTATGATGCCGTCTCCTGATGAGTCAATTACGGAGAGTACGGTTGATGTAGTAACAACAACGGAACCAGCTGAGACTACGGATGAAACTGTCGACGTAGATACCGGTACTACTACGCAATCGGAACCAGTGGATGAAACCACTATGATCACGGAAACAACGGAAGAAACTTCCGAAACTTCAACAGTGGAAGGCGATGAAGCCACCGAAGAAACAGGTGGTGAAAAACGTCGTCGAAATCTGCGCAAACGTGGACAGCGTTTGCTCCAGCGAAGGAATCCAAACTCATCCCAACGCCGTCGATCGCTTCGTTTGAAGCGACAGCCGGAAGAGATCGATATCATTAGCCATCAACGTTTCTTGCAAAACTTTCTGCTACAAGACGTAACGACTAGTGGCCCACCAATATTGGCTACAGCCGCATTCCTTCCCGCTGTGGGCGATAACACGGTACGCAAAAATCCCTTCCTTCAGCAACCGGATGCGTATCGGCTGTTGGATGATACGATCGAGCATAACTTCTATCTGACCGAAACGGATATCGTGAAGGTACCGTACAAGGTGTACAATACGATCTTGAAGTATGCCTATATCGAAAAGCTACAATCGACCGTTATCGAGCTGGAGCTGGATTCTGACGATTACAAGCTGCTTATCATACTACCGGACTACGAGTTTGGGCTGGGCAACGTGATGAAGTTACTGCAGATAGCTGAAAACGTACCGAGCCTGCGAGAAGTAACGGACCAGATGAGCCCGACCTGGGTGAAAACGATCGTGCCGAAGTTTAATCTCAAGGGAAACATCATTCTAACGAGCGATCTGCAAAAC CTCGGTGTAAACGATATCTTTGAACCGTCCCGGGCTGACTTCTCCCTCATGACGGAAGATCCGTCGGTCTACGCGAAGCACATCGAACAATCGATCAACGTTAACATCCGGACGCATTCGCTACAGCAGCTAAAGCGTAATTAT GGTTTACATCGCTTTACAAAAATCCGGTCGAGCTTGCCGTTAACTATCCGTTTCTGTTCTGCATCTTAG